The following are from one region of the Aspergillus chevalieri M1 DNA, chromosome 1, nearly complete sequence genome:
- a CDS encoding uncharacterized protein (COG:G,M;~EggNog:ENOG410PKT0;~InterPro:IPR036291), whose protein sequence is MLISYASVEVEYRFEVHKTAINAARSSSVSHIFYSSLAFAGNLSPTSVASVMGTHLLTEQYLSSLPAQGPATYTAIREGLYSEPFPVYTAWFDIHNPVEEITTPHSGDGPGIRWAKTDELGEATAKMIVSYVQSSGDFLWLNKAVLLSGPQVLSLKETADILGRVTRKDVRIKEISAIEYAELPFKDKYWYRGVNLLNDYTLCWEAFRRRETAVVSPLLGEILGKEPGDFETTVRGLLH, encoded by the exons ATGCTGATCTCGTATGCGTCCGTCGAAGTCGAGTATCGGTTTGAG GTACACAAAACCGCCATAAATGCAGCCCGCAGCAGCTCCGTCTCCCACATATTCTACTCCTCCCTTGCCTTCGCTGGAAACCTCTCACCCACCAGTGTCGCAAGCGTTATGGGCACGCATCTACTCACAGAGCAATACCTATCCTCCCTCCCTGCTCAAGGGCCGGCTACATACACAGCTATCCGCGAGGGCCTGTATAGCGAGCCATTCCCGGTCTACACAGCGTGGTTCGATATCCATAACCCTGTGGAGGAGATTACGACCCCGCATTCCGGGGATGGGCCGGGGATACGGTGGGCGAAGACTGATGAACTTGGAGAGGCTACTGCGAAGATGATTGTTTCCTACGTGCAGAGTTCAGGAGACTTTCTGTGGCTGAATAAAGCTGTATTGCTATCGGGACCACAGGTGTTGTCGTTGAAAGAGACGGCTGATATTCTTGGGAGGGTTACTAGGAAGGACGTGAGGATCAAGGAGATTTCAGCAATTGAGTATGCGGAGTTGCCATTCAAGGATAAGTATTGGTATCGTGGGGTAAATCTGTTGAACGATTATACGTTGTGCTGGGAGGCGTTTAGACGAAGGGAAACGGCAGTGGTGTCGCCTTTACTGGGGGAGATATTGGGGAAGGAGCCGGGGGATTTTGAGACGACTGTTAGAGGGTTGCTGCATTAG